Proteins encoded in a region of the Solanum dulcamara chromosome 9, daSolDulc1.2, whole genome shotgun sequence genome:
- the LOC129902290 gene encoding probable beta-1,4-xylosyltransferase IRX9H, which translates to MASIRRTLSPSNERHYQNGNQYSVQSPSHKLILNGKSSSLLYSRKNYISRKKLFYRCLIFFVLGFVLGMAPFGGFDDARSRDFSFEIKPPVVNVKEEMKDVLIPRPDNVVVNSVKLPGSEDEVKGKFDYEPRKLLIVVTPTYNRALQAYYLHRLSEVLKLVKSPLLWVVVEMNVASPETADILRKTGVMYRHLVCSKNMTDIKDRGVHQRNVALEHIEHHRLNGIVYFADDDNIYSLELFESIRLINRFGTWPVAMLVQSKSKAILEGPVCNGSQVIGWHTNEKSKQLRRFHVDMSGFAFNSTILWDPKKWHRPTSNPIQQLDNVKEGFQETTFIEQIVEDESQMEAVPPGCSRVMNWHLHLEASGVVYPGGWLLQKNLDAVFSTT; encoded by the exons ATGGCGTCGATCCGGAGAACTCTATCACCGAGTAACGAACGGCATTATCAGAATGGAAACCAATATTCAGTTCAATCGCCATCTCATAAGCTCATTCTTAACGGCAAAAGCTCCTCGTTACTGTATTCTCGAAAAAATTACATATCCAGGAAGAAGTTGTTCTATagatgtttgatatttttcgTGCTAGGGTTTGTATTAGGTATGGCTCCATTTGGTGGTTTTGATGATGCGAGGAGCCGTGATTTTTCGTTTGAGATCAAGCCACCGGTGGTGAATGTTAAGGAGGAGATGAAAGATGTGTTAATCCCCAGACCTGATAATGTTGTGGTAAACTCAGTTAAATTACCAGGTTCAGAGGATGAAGTGAAGGGGAAGTTTGATTATGAACCGAGGAAACTGTTGATTGTGGTGACTCCGACTTATAATAGGGCACTTCAAGCTTACTATCTTCATAGATTAAGCGAGGTGTTGAAGCTTGTGAAATCACCTCTGTTGTGGGTTGTGGTTGAGATGAATGTGGCGTCTCCAGAGACTGCAGACATTTTGAGGAAGACAGGAGTTATGTATCGGCATCTGGTGTGCTCCAAGAACATGACAGATATAAAAGACCGGGGTGTGCACCAGAGGAATGTTGCATTGGAGCATATTGAACATCATAGGCTCAATGGAATTGTTTACTTTGCAGATGATGATAATATCTACTCACTTGAATTGTTTGAGAGCATTAGATTGATCAA TCGTTTTGGCACTTGGCCTGTTGCTATGCTAGTACAAAGCAAAAGCAAAGCAATACTGGAGGGCCCTGTGTGCAATGGAAGTCAAGTTATTGGGTGGCACACCAATGAGAAGAGTAAGCAACTTAGAAGATTTCATGTTGATATGTCTGGCTTTGCCTTCAATAGCACTATATTGTGGGATCCAAAGAAATGGCATCGACCAACTTCAAATCCCATTCAACAGTTGGACAATGTGAAAGAGGGTTTCCAA GAGACCACTTTCATAGAACAAATTGTTGAAGACGAAAGCCAAATGGAGGCTGTCCCTCCTGGTTGCTCAAGGGTAATGAATTGGCACCTTCATCTGGAAGCTAGTGGAGTTGTCTATCCAGGAGGCTGGCTGCTTCAAAAGAACCTTGATGCCGTTTTCTCTACCACATGA